The DNA window CTGATGGTGTCGTTCTTGCTGAAGTACTCCTTCCTGTCCTCGAATTCAATGTACCCTGAGCCTGATATTATGTACATGGTCTCATCCTTCTTCTCATGGTAGTGGAAGGAGGTCCTGTAGCCCTCCCTTATGAATAGCTCCTTTGTGAGGTACTTCTCTGTGTCTATTAGGACCTTCTCATAGCCCCAGGGCTTGTCCTCCCTGTTACGGTACTCCTTGCGTATCTCCTCCAGCTCCTTGGATGTGTCTATTGCCATCCAGAAGAGTCCGTCCTCCCTGTAGTAGCCGAGTTTGTTTTCACTTGCCATGAGCGGGAAGAGTGTTTTCTCAATATCACCTGACTCGAAGTCCCCGAAGTCCAGCTGCCCCCTGGAGAAGTACACACCTGCATTTATGTAATAGTCAAGGAGTGGTTTCTCCCTGAAGCTGATTATCTTGTCCCCGCTGAGTTCCACTATACCGTAGGGTGACTGCATCTTGGTTATGAAGATTGTGAGGGGGTAATCTGACATCTCCCCCAGGTGTATCATCTTCTTTATGTTCAGGTCTGCCACCACATCCCCGTTACGTATTATGCACTGTTTATCTCCATCGATGGCCTCCATGCCCAGCCTTATTGCGTTGAGTGTTCCCAGGGGTTTCTCCTCCCTTACATATTCCAGTCTGAGGCCCTTGTACTCATCACCATATCTCTCCTCTATTTTATCCCCAAGGAATCCCGTAAGGAGGTATGTTTTCCTTATACCTGCATTTTTGAGGTCGAATAGCTGTTTATCCAGGATAGTATAGCCCTCTTTTATTTCTATGAGTGGTTTGGGTATTTTTTCTGTTAAAGGTCTCAGTCTCTTTCCAAATCCACCGCAGAGTATCATTCCAACGGTTTCGGCCAATTAAATCACCTTCTCAATGTTTCTCCTCAGGGCATCTCCAAAGTCTGATGCAACGGTGGTGCTCTGTCCCAGGGTCCTTGCATGTGCATCCAGTTCAGCCACCACATGGGTGTATCCTAACTTTCTGAGTGGTTCAACAAGTCTCGGCCCGTCTGTAACGGCGACGGATTCAAGTTCCAGCTCCTCAACAGGCAGGGCATGGGGGACACCTGATACGACTGCAAATTCTATTTTCTCATCCTCCAGTATCTCCGCTGCCCTTTTACCTGTTACAGGGTATTCGTCGAGACCCCCTGTTATGTAATCAACACGGTTGCCTGCCTCCTCTATTTTCACTAGTATGTTCTCTGCATGTCTGCGTATCCTTGGAAGACCTGTGTTTCTGTCGAGATTTGCGATTATAAGAGGAGGGTTATCAGGGTTTACTGAGTTAAACGGGAGTGTCAGGGGATCTGAAAATAGGTATGATGTCTCCTTCTTGGCGTTAAGTACAAATGCAACTCTTTCACCATTTTTTATTGCCTCAAGGACCCTTAATGCCACCTCATCCTTGTCATCACCATAGGAGGGGCGTATGTACTCACCCTGTGCCATTCCCCTTGTCTTCTCAATCTCAGTTGCAAGTTTGAGCATCTCTATCTGCCTCTCGGCCTCCTCCATGGGTA is part of the Methanothermobacter sp. K4 genome and encodes:
- a CDS encoding sugar phosphate nucleotidyltransferase; this encodes MAETVGMILCGGFGKRLRPLTEKIPKPLIEIKEGYTILDKQLFDLKNAGIRKTYLLTGFLGDKIEERYGDEYKGLRLEYVREEKPLGTLNAIRLGMEAIDGDKQCIIRNGDVVADLNIKKMIHLGEMSDYPLTIFITKMQSPYGIVELSGDKIISFREKPLLDYYINAGVYFSRGQLDFGDFESGDIEKTLFPLMASENKLGYYREDGLFWMAIDTSKELEEIRKEYRNREDKPWGYEKVLIDTEKYLTKELFIREGYRTSFHYHEKKDETMYIISGSGYIEFEDRKEYFSKNDTIRIEPGERHSIVAMENTILHEVSTPHLNDTVRVKDYYTR
- the cfbD gene encoding Ni-sirohydrochlorin a,c-diamide reductive cyclase catalytic subunit — its product is MHPRPSPIAASLYTLRDLDADVIILHGPHGCCFRTGRLLETDGVRVLTTAMSEQDFIFGASDKLAETLRKAYEMFSPELVGVVGTCASMIIGEDLREAVQRAGIPAQVLTVESHGGFGEGDNTEGAIIVLEAAAEQGIIPMEEAERQIEMLKLATEIEKTRGMAQGEYIRPSYGDDKDEVALRVLEAIKNGERVAFVLNAKKETSYLFSDPLTLPFNSVNPDNPPLIIANLDRNTGLPRIRRHAENILVKIEEAGNRVDYITGGLDEYPVTGKRAAEILEDEKIEFAVVSGVPHALPVEELELESVAVTDGPRLVEPLRKLGYTHVVAELDAHARTLGQSTTVASDFGDALRRNIEKVI